The stretch of DNA GAAGCTGGAAATAAATTTGCCGTTATAAAAGCTCGTATTCTTAAAGCTAAAGATATGATACTAAATCATAGGGACGAAATTGTTCAAAACATCTTAAATAACATGGTTTTGGTAGAAGGAGGAACATTTAAAATGGGAAATAATCAATATAAAAATCAAAAAGAGCACAATGTCATCTTAAGTAATTTTAACATCAATAAATATGAAGTCACCAATTTAGAATATTATGCTGTAGTAGGTGGAGTAGAAGAAGAAGGAATGCATAATTATTTTTTAAAATATTACAACTTTCCTATTGAAATCACTACTAGATCTGTCATAGAAAAATTTATAAAAGAACTAAATCAATTAACCAATAGAAATTTCATTTTACCTACTGAAGCACAATGGGAATATGCTGCACGTGGTGGAAATATGACTCAAAATTATCAATATTCAGGAAGTAATAATGTTAATGAAGTAGCCTTTTTTGAGAACGAAGAAAAAACTACAAAGCTAGTTGTAGGAGGAAGTAAAAAACCAAATGAACTTGGCCTGTATGATATGAGTGGTAACATAACGGAAATTTGTCAAGATTTATATGATGAAAAATTTTATAATTCAAGTAACAACGCTAAAGACCCTATATGTACTAAAACTAAATTTGTTGAGGTCGTTGAAAGTTCAGTCGAACAAGTTACAAATGTTTTTGGGATGCCAAAATCAAGTACCTATAGTAATATTCATGAACTTAAACCAGAAGCAAAAACATCAGCGGGTATAGTAGGCCGTTTTGGGGTAAAAAATATAAGTGACAGATCTTTTATTTTTTGCTTATCATCTAAAAGTGCAACTGCAAGGGTAGGCTTCCGTTTAGCAGAAAAATTACCTTCAGAATAATTTTAAAAAAGATTTTATGAAAAGATACTTAACAATTATAATCATTATTATATTATTTGCTTCAGAAAGCCATGCTCAAGATGCCTTAGCCAAATTAGAGTATCAAGATGCCGAAACCGCTTATCAAAATGACAATTACAGTAAAGCTCTAGAACATTTAGAAGCTACAAAAAAACTGTTAGGGAGTACTAATGCTACTATTATGTATCTAGAAATTTCAGCAAAAGATAAATTATTAAATACAAACAATACTTCCAGTTATACCCATGAAAGTTTAAAACAACTTTGTAATGATAATAATTTTTCATTAATAACATTTTATTTTGATGTAACCAAGTCTATTTATCCAGCAGTTGGGGGTATAAATGAAACACAATATGTAGAGTTTATTATAAAAGCTGGAAATCAATCAGGAATGTCAAACATTAATAAAGAAGAATTAATGTATCAGGCACTAACAGAAGCAGCAACAGAAGTAAAAACTTCTGCGGATACTCATATAAAAAAAATAATAGAAAAGCATAATCTCAAACGAAGTACCAATAATTCATCAGAAATTGATTTAATTGAAAAGTTAGTAAGTTTAGACAAGTTGAGTAAAAAATACCTAAAGAATTTTCAAAACACCGCACCATTAGATAAAACAAAGGTAGTATACGAAATTCAACAAAAATTGCAACCTAGAGTTATAGAATCGGATGCTATTATTCAAGGGTTAAAAGCTATTAAAGCAAAACAATATACAAATGCTATTATACTCTTAGAAAAAGCATGTAAAGCTGGAAATGAATTTGGATGTATGAAAAGAGAAGAAGCATACTTATGGGATCAAATTACCAATCATAAAGATGAAATTATACAAAACTTAGTAAATAATATGGTATTGGTAGAAGGAGGTACTTTTGTTATGGGTATGGAAAGATATGATAATGATAATAAAACACCTCATAGTGTTACACTTACCGACTTTTATATTAACAAGTATGAAGTTACGCGTTTAGAATGGATGGCGGTTATGGAAGAAGTAGAAACAGATGGGAATAATAAATGTTATGATTGTCCTAAAGTAAGTAGCCGATATGAAATTTTAACATTCATTGATAAATTAAACGAAAAAACAGGTAGAAGCTTTATTTTGCCTACAGAAGCACAATGGGAATTTGCTGCAACAGGTGGAAATGAATCGGAAGGTTTTGAATTTGCTGGAAGCAATAATAAAGAAGAAGTATATGTAATAATGTACTTAAATGGAAAAGGTATAACAAGTGTCGGATCAAAAAAACCAAATGAATTAGGTTTATATGATATGAATGGTAATGTAAATGATATGTGTTTAGATTTTTATGATGGAGATTTTTACAAAAAAAGTAAAAACAGCATAAATCCGATTTGCAATCAAATTAAAAATTGGGACAAAAAAAATATGAGTTAGATTCAAAAGGATACATTAAGGGAGTAGATAAAACTTTATATGGTAAATTTAAATTTTCGATAAGAGGAACTACTAAATCAAAAGTAAGATTAAAAACTGAGGAGGCAATTAAAAGTGTAATTGGTTTCCGTTTAGCAGAAAATCAGTAAAAAACAAAAGCCATCGTTTAGATGGCTTTTGTTTTATGTAGAAATGAAATTATTTCTTCTCCCAAGTATTGTTGTTTAAATCAACATCAGCCATTAAGCCACTTGGATCAATTACAATCGCTTTAACGCCTTTTTTAGCTATTTCGAAGGTAAATGTAGGATAAGCCCAATCCCATCCTTTTAAAACCGTTCTTTCAATTGGAAATGGATTTGGTTTTTCCCAACGCATTAACGTGTTTGGAATGTAAAACGATTCTTGCGTGCCATCTTCATATACCACAAGTAAGTCTATTGGCATTGGCATTCTACCAATTCTTTCCAAAGTTACTTTTGTTGCATTATTTTCTTCAGAAACATTTTTTACACCATAATCAATTGTATTGGTAGTTTGTGTCCAATCTACTAAATACCAATCTAAATTTGCTCCCGATACCTTCTCTGCTGTTCTTTTAATATCATTTGGTGTAGGATGCGTAAATTTATAATCGTAGTAGTAACGTTTTAAAGTTTTCATTAAATTTTCTACACCAATTACATATCCTAGTTGCGATAAAAAGATTTCACCTTTACTGTAAGCGCCAATTCCATAAGACATATTATAATCATAACGATCTGCATGAGTAGAAAGTGGTTGTTCTTTTCCGCTTTTTATTAAATAACGGTAACCTTGGTAAGCTCCTTCAAACGGATTAACTTCTTCACCTTCTTTTTTCTTAGAAGGTAAAACTTGTTCCATTGCTAAATCTGAAATAAATGAAGTAAAACCTTCATCCATCCATTCGTGTTTACTTTCGTTTGAAGCTAAAATATGTTGGAACCAAGAATGTGCAAATTCATGAGCGGTAACACCCACTAAGCTACCATAACTTCTGTTTCCAGTAATTAAAGTACACATTGCATATTCCATTCCACCATCGCCACCTTGAACAACAGAATATTGTTTGTATGGATATTGACCAACAGCTTTATTGAAAAACTCTAATAACTCTATAGTTTTTGGCTGTAATTTTTTCCAGTTTTCAATGTTTTCTTTCTTGTTTTTGTAGAAGAAATGTAATTCTACATTATTTGGTCCAAGAACCATATCGTGGATGTATTCATTATCTGCTCCCCATGCGAAATCATGAACATTTGGAGCTACAAAATGCCAAGTTAATGTTTTTGCTTTCTTAGGATATTTAACTTCTACACCATTATCTTGATAACCATGACCAATTTCGTTTTTATTTTGAAGGTATCCTGTTCCACCAATAGTATATTCTTTATCAAGTGTGATTTTTACATCGAAATTACCCCAAACACCATGAAATTCTCTTCCAATGTAAGGATCGGCATGCCAACCTTCAAAGTCATATTCAGCCATTTTAGGATACCATTGCGTCATAGATAAAGCCACACCTTCTTCTGAATTTCTTCCTGAACGACGCACTTGTAGTGGTACTTGTCCGTCAAAATCTAAAACAAAAGTAGCTTTTTGATGAGGTAAAATAGGTTCGTTTAATTCAACTTCTAAAACAGTACCAACTACTTTAGTTGAAGCAGTTTTTCCATTTTGAGAAAAGTTTGAAATTTTTAAATAACCAATTTCATCTGGCTTTAATGTACTAATTCTACTTTCGGTTACATCTTCAGTCCCTTTTTTAAAAGATTTTACCATTCTTTTATCTGGGTCAGAAATAGTTTGTAAACGAATATCCATTGCGCTTCCTGGTTGAAAAGCATTTGGATACAAGTGATAAAAAACTTTTTTCAGTGTATCTGGCGAATGATTTGTATAAACCAATTCTTGATGTCCTTTATATTGGTAATTTTTAACATTCATATCAACATCCATTTTGTAGTCAACATGTTGTTGCCAATAACCAGCATTTGGATTATTTTGGCTGAATCCAAAAGCTGAAAGAAGTGAAAATACGATTAATTTCTTCATTTTTTATTGTTGTTTCATCTTAAATAAAAAAACCTTCTCAATTTAGTTGTCATTTCGAGCGAATTCGAGGAATCTCATCAAACATTTAGTTCAATTAGATTCTGAACTTGGTTCAGAATGACAATTTGAGAAGGTTTTCTAAATATAAATTATTTAGACATTTGCTCAGCCATAATAATTGCATTGTAGGCATTAACAATTTTACCTGTTTTAGAAGCTTCTGAGAAATTAGCTTTATGTTGATCTTCACCTAACTTAACATCATTTTTAAGTGTTATACCACTTTCCATAATGATTTGTTTTACTTGAGCAGCAGTTAAATTAGGATAATAAGAACGAATTAATGCCGCAACACCAGCAACGTTTGGAGAAGCCATTGATGTTCCTTGTAAATATTCGTAAGATTGATTAGGTGTAGTAGCATAAATTTTCATACCTGGAGCAAAAACATCTACGTTTTTCTTACCATAGTTTGAAAATGGAGCAACCATTTTAGCACCATATTCAACATTTAAAGCACCAACAATTAATACATTGTTAGAAATTTCTGGAGCGCCATTATATGAATCTGAAGGGTATTTGTTTTCAACATCTAAATCTTTAGAATCGTTACCAGCTGCAAAAATTACTAGAACATCTTTAGATGCTGCATATTTTAAAGCATCTTGAACCCATTCTTTGTGAGGAGAAAAATATTTACCAAAAGACCCATTAATTACTTTTGCGCCATTGTCTACAGCATAACGAATTCCTAAAGCAATATCTTTGTCATATTCATCTCCGTTAGGCACTGCTCTAACAGCCATTATTTTAACATCTTTAGCAACACCGTCGCCCCCTTTTCCATTTCCTCTTACTTGAGCTACAATACCGGCAACGTGAGTTCCATGTTTTGCATCTTCTGGATTAGGTCCAATTACATTATTGTTACCATATTTAGTATCGTTGATGTCTTCTGGATTGTCACCAACTACTTTTCTACCATTAAAATCAACATTTAAATTGTAGTTTAATTGGTCATACACATAATCTACACCACCTTTAATTCTTTTATCAAAGTCTTCTTTAGAAGTATTTGATAAAATTTGAGTGAACATAGCTTTATATTGAGATAATGTAGGATCTTCAGTTTGCATCGCTTTTACATCTTCTAATGTAAAATTATCTTTCTTTAGATAATCTTTAATAGCTTTATCTGCACCAACAATCATATCGATTTGTTGTTTTGTTTGCATTACATCTGCAATGTCAGCATCTAATTCTGCTTTTGCTTTGTCGTAATCTGGTGTTCCAGGACCTTTTGCAACGATACGCGTTTTTTCTAATTGCTCATTGTTACTATCTCCAAGGAAATTCCAACCGTGAACATCATCAATGTAACCATTGTTATCATCATCTTTACCGTTGTTTGCAATCTCTTTTGGATTTGTCCAAATTTGACCCTGTAAGTCTTCATGGCGAATATCAACACCAGAGTCAACAATACCAACAATTACAGTTGTAGATTTTTTTCCTTTTAATAATTCAGCATAAGCTTTATCAACACTCATTCCAGGAACTGTATCTTTAACTAAATCTAAATGACTCCATCTTTTTAAATCATTCTCTGCTAATGGAGTAATTTTAAGAGGTTGTTGATCAACATTTTCTATAGGAGTTGAAATCATTTTAGGAGTTCCACAACTAGCCAATGCAAGGGCAACAATCGATGAAACATAAAGTGGTTTTAAAGTTCTCATTTATAAAGTTTTATGTTTTGTTTAATTTTATTTGACAAATATGAATTTATTTTGTTACAACTTAACTGCTATTTAACACTATTTTAGTATTTCATCACAGCTAAAAACTTCTTTAAGTCTAACGCCTTTTTCTGTGTTTTCAACAGTAATAATTTGGTTGTGAGCATCGTGTTCTAACCATAATAAATAATTCTCATCAGCAGCTTTTTTTAGAAATAATTCTTTCTCACCTAAAGTCAATAAAGGTCTTGTATCATAACCCATAACGTAAGGAATTGGAATATGTCCAGCAGTTGCTAATAAATCAGCCATAAAACAAATTGTTTTTCCCTTATAATTAATCATAGGAATCATTTGTTTTTCGGTATGACCATCGGCAAAGAAAATACCAAAATCTAATTCAGATGTTTCAGTAAATCCACTTTCCGGTCTTGAAATATAATGTAAATGACCGCTTTCTTGCATTGGAATTATGTTTTCATGTAAAAAAGAAGCCTTTTCACGAGCATTAGGTTTTGTGGCCCATTCCCAATGATTTTCATTTGTCCAATATCTGGCATTTTTGAAAGCAACTTCAAATCCTGTTCTGTCTTTGTTCCAATTTACACTTCCGCCACAATGATCAAAATGTAAGTGTGTCATAAATACATCAGTAACATCATCTGGATGAAAACCTTTGTCTTTTAAAGATTTTTCTAATGAATAATCACCCCAAAGTGAATAGTATCCAAAAAACTTTTCAGATTGTTTAGTACCCATTCCAGTATCAATTAAAATCAATCGATTGCCATCTTCAATAAGCATACAACGAGCTGCAATATCTATTAAATTATTATTGTCAGCTGGGTTGGTTTTATTCCAAATAGTCTTAGGTACAACACCAAACATAGCGCCGCCATCAAGTTTAAAATTTCCAGCCTCTATAGGATAAATTTTCATCAGAATTAAATTTTCTGCAATTTACAAATTTTATAAGGATTTACTATAAGTTCTTTTTATCTTACAATAAGTTATAAAAATGTTACTATTTATTGCAATTCGTTTTTTATAATCTATCTTTGCAATTAATTTAGACAAAATCAAAATTAGCTGTGAAATGAGTATTAAAATTGTAAATGACAGTTTTATACAAATTGCATAACACCTTAAAAAACAAATAATTTTAGGTTATGATTAAAGTATCAGATTCTGCAAAAAAGAAAGCGATTGAGCTCATGACGGATGATGGGTTTGATGCAACTCAAGATTTTATTCGAGTGGGAGTAAAAAGTGGTGGTTGTAGTGGTTTGTCTTATGAATTAAAGTTTGACAATATTCAAAATAACGAAGATAAATTGTTTGAGGATAATGGCGTTAAAATTTTAGTTGATAAGAAAAGCTTTTTATATTTAATAGGAACAACTTTAGAATATTCTGGAGGTTTAAACGGAAAAGGATTTGTTTTTAACAATCCTAATGCTAACAGAACATGTGGATGTGGAGAATCGTTTTCGTTGTAAATGAATTAAAATAATCTAAAAAAGCTAAAGAATCAAAAAAATAGATTATGGCAAAATATAGTTCATTTGAAGAAATGGAAGTTTATCAAAAAGCTTTACAATTTGGTGTAAAAGTGTATAAATTAACATTAACAAATGAGCGAATTGCCAAGGATTTAGGGTTGAAAGATCAATTACAAAGAGCAGCATTATCTATTTCAAACAATATAGCCGAAGGTTTTGAAAGAGAAACAAAAAAAGAACTGATAAGATATTTGTATTTTTCGAAAGGTTCATCAGGCGAGTGTAGAAATATGCTTAATTTTCTTCAGTTATTAGAATATATTAATGAGGAGAATTTTTATGAACATAGAAATGATGTTTTAGAAATATCGAGACAATTAGGAAACTATATTAAATATTTAAAAAATTTAGAAAAAGAGAACAAAAAGTCGTAATGACTTGTTTTTGATTTTTTTGATTTTTTTGATTTTTTAAATAAAATTATGAGTAAATATACAGAAGAACATTTAAAAGAGGAATTAGCGTCGAAGGAATACGAGTACGGATTTTATACTGATATAGAATCGGAAACATTTCCTGCGGGTTTAAATGAAGAAATTGTTCGTGCTATTTCAAAAAAGAAAAACGAACCAGAATGGATGACCGAGTGGCGTTTAGAAGCATTTCGCATTTGGAATGAAATGACGGAACCAGAATGGGCAAATGTTCATTATGAAAAACCAGATTTTCAAGCAGTTTCATATTATTCGGCACCAAAGAAAAAAGACAAATATGAAAGTTTAGATGAGGTTGATCCTGAATTATTAGAAACTTTCAATAAGTTAGGAATTTCATTAGACGAACAAAAACAATTGGCTGGTGTTGCTGTTGATATTGTAATGGATTCGGTTTCTGTGGCAACAACTTTTAAAAAGACATTGGCAGAGAAAGGAATTATTTTCTGTTCAATTTCTGAAGCCATTCAAAACCACCCAGAATTAGTTCAAAAGTATATTGGTTCTGTAGTTCCAAAAACGGATAATTTTTATGCGGCTTTAAATTCGGCGGTGTTTTCTGATGGAAGTTTCTGTTATATTCCAAAAGGCGTTCGTTGCCCAATGGAATTATCTACGTATTTCCGAATCAATCAAGGTGGAACCGGTCAGTTTGAAAGAACTTTAGTAATTGCTGACGAGGGAAGTTACGTTTCTTATTTAGAAGGTTGTACCGCTCCAAGTCGCGATGAAAATCAGTTACACGCTGCAGTTGTTGAGCTAATTGCATTAGATGATGCAGAAATTAAATATTCTACAGTTCAAAACTGGTATCCAGGAAATAAAGAAGGAAAAGGTGGCGTTTACAACTTTGTAACGAAAAGAGGTTTATGCGAGAAAAACGCAAAAATTTCTTGGACACAAGTAGAAACTGGTTCTGCTGTAACTTGGAAATACCCATCATGTGTGTTGAAAGGTGATAACTCAATTGGCGAATTTTATTCCATTGCGGTTACCAATAATTTCCAACAAGCCGATACTGGAACGAAAATGATTCATTTAGGGAAAAACACGAAATCGACAATCATTTCTAAAGGTATTTCTGCTGGAAAATCACAAAACAGTTATAGAGGATTGGTTCAAATTTCATCAAGAGCTGAAAACGCACGTAACTTTTCGCAATGTGATTCTTTGTTAATGGGTAACGAATGTGGTGCACATACTTTCCCTTATATAGAAAGTAAAAATGCATCCGCAAAAATTGAACACGAAGCAACAACTTCAAAAATTGGAGAAGATCAAGTGTTTTATTGTAACCAAAGAGGAATTCCAACTGAAAAAGCAATTGCGTTAATCGTAAACGGATTCAGTAAAGAAGTATTGAATAAGTTACCAATGGAATTTGCTGTGGAAGCACAAAAATTATTAGAAATTTCATTAGAAGGTTCAGTAGGTTAATTTGAAAATTCACCAATTGTCATTTCGAGCAAAAGCGAGAAATCACATAAACTAAGATAATAGATTCCGAAACAAGTTCGGAATGACAAAAAATAAGAATAAACATTGAAAACAATGCTAACAATAAAAAATTTACACGCTTCGGTTGAAGATAAAGAAATTTTAAAAGGAATTAATTTAGAAGTTAAAGCTGGTGAGGTTCACGCAATTATGGGGCCAAATGGCGCTGGAAAGTCGACACTTTCTTCTATTATTGCTGGAAATGAAAATTATGAAGTAACGGAAGGTGAAATTATCCTAGATGGTGAAGATATTGCTGAATTAGCTCCAGAAGAAAGAGCGCATGCAGGTGTGTTTTTATCATTCCAATATCCGGTTGAAATTCCAGGAGTTTCGGTTACTAACTTCATTAAAACAGCTATCAACGAAAGTCGAAAAGCAAAAGGGCAAGAAGAAATGCCCGCTAACGAAATGTTGAAGAAAATTCGTGAAAAATCGGAATTGTTAGAAATGGATAAAAAATTCTTATCACGTTCTTTAAACGAAGGTTTTTCAGGTGGTGAAAAGAAACGTAACGAGATTTTCCAAATGGCAATGTTAGAGCCAAAAGTTGCTATTCTAGACGAAACGGACTCTGGTTTGGATATCGATGCTTTACGTATTGTTGCAAACGGAGTTAATAAATTAAAATCCGCTGATAATGCTGTAGTTGTAATTACACACTACCAACGTTTATTGGACTATATCGTGCCAGATTTCGTTCACGTTTTAATGGATGGAAAAATTGTAAAATCAGGTACTAAGGAATTAGCGCTTGAGTTAGAAGAAAAAGGATACGATTGGATTAAAGCAGAATTACAATAGTTTACAGTCTCAGTCACAGTTTAGAGATACTGCGCTGAACACTGCGACTAAACACTAAAAAAATGGATTTAAAAGATAAATTACTTTCGTCTTACATGGCATTCGAAGAGAAATTCGATGAAAACTCTAGTTTACATGAAGTTCGAAATAACGCAATAAAAAACTTTGAAGCAAAAGGTTTTCCTTCAAAAAAAGAGGAAGCTTGGAAATACACGTCTTTAAATGCGGTTTTAAAAAATGATTTTTCGGTTTTCCCAAAATCGGAACCTGCAATTGAGTTTAAAGAAGTAAAAAAATACTTTTTACATGATGTAGATACCTATAAATTGGTGTTTATCGATGGAAAGTTTAGTTCGTTTTTATCTTCAACAACACATGACGGTTTAGATGTTTGTTTGATGTCTTCGGTTTTAAACAAGCCAAAATATAAATTGGTTTTAGACACTTATTTTAACCAAGTAGCAAGCAAAGACGAATCGTTAACTACGTTAAATACAGCTTTTGCAAAAGAAGGTGCATTTGTTAATATTCCTAAAGGGAAAATTGCAGATAAACCTATTGAAATTATTCATTTTTCAACAGGAAATGAAGCGGCAATTATGTTACAACCGCGTAATTTAATTGTAGTAGGTGAAAATGCACATGTTCAGATTATTGAGCGTCACCAAAGCTTGAATGAAAACCCTGTTTTAACGAATAGTGTTACTGAAATTTTTGCACAAAAAAGAGCCATTTGCGATTACTATAAAATTCAGAATGATGAACAATCGGCAAATTTAATTGATAATACTTACATTGCTCAAAAACAAGAAAGTAGAGTAGCGGTTCACACGTTTTCATTTGGAGGAAACATCACGCGTAACAATCTAAATTTCTATCACCAAGGCGAACGAATTGATTCCACTTTAAAAGGAATTACTATCATTGGCGATAAACAACACGTAGATCATTATACATTAGTGCATCACGCACAGCCAAATTGCGAAAGTCACCAAAATTACAAAGGTATTTATGGTGATAGTTCAACTGGTGTTTTCAATGGGAAAATCTATGTGGAAAAAGAAGCGCAAAAAACAGATGCTTTTCAACAAAACAATAACATTTTAGTTAGTGAAAAAGCGACCATTAATGCAAAACCTCAATTAGAAATATTTGCTGATGATGTAAAATGTTCGCATGGTTGTACGATTGGTCAGTTAGATGAAAGTGCTATGTTTTATATGCAACAACGCGGAATTCCTAAAAAAGAAGCGCGTGCCTTATTAATGTATGCGTTTACAGATGAGGTAATGGAAAGCGTTAAAATACCTGAATTAAAACAACGAATTACTAAGATTATTGCCAAAAAACTAGGCGTGAATCTAGGATTTGACTTGTAAAAAATAAATTAGAAATGTTAAAAACCGCTTTAAAAGCGGTTTTTTTATTGTTTTATAAACTCAATTTCAGAGATTGAACCATCACAGGATAATAACATTTTATCAATTTCATTTTTTGAATTTCTGGTGAAATAATACAAGGTTCGGTCATTATTGCCAAATTCATCTTTCTGAACGGTTTCTAGCGCTATATTATCATGATTTTTATATTTTAAATATAATTTTTCATCGGTTTCTAAAAACTCATAAACGACATCTAACTCTTCAGAATAATACTTTCCAACAAATTCGTTTACATTAACAGTTTTAGAATCGATAAAGTGAGCTTTTTTAAAATAGAATGGAGTGCCACCAAATGAGATGACTAAATCGTGATTTTCGTTTTTCGTAAAATCATACTTAACACTTTCACTATTAATTCTGTGGAATTTATTTTTTCAAATCCTTCTAAAGCAGTAGGTTTGTTTGCTCTTGCGCCTTTAGATTTTAAAGTGTCATTTTCAAGAAGAATTTCCATTTTCATATCGCTATTAACCTCTTTGTATTGTCCTACGAAAGATTTTAAATCTTTTGATTTTGCGATATACTTTTTAGATGATTTTTCTTTTATTGCTTTAGTTTTAGGAAGAAATAAATCTAATATTTCATAGGAAATAGGCGTTGGATTTATGGATTCTAAATTGGTCATAATGATGATACCTAGTTTCTTTTCAGGAATAGTAATCAATTGCGATTGACCGCCCCAACTGTATCCACTATGGCTAATGGTTGTAAATCCTTTATAATCGTCAACCATTACGCCACGAGCGTATTTTGCTTTTTCGCCAGACGGAAGTGTTTCTAAAGTAGTTAAAAAATGACTCAATCCTATAAATTTTGGATTATCACCATTTAGCATATTAATCCACACTGCCATATCTTTTACAGTTGAACCCATACTTCCTGCGCCATAGCTAGTTTGGATTCTAGGTAATTGAATAAAACCGTCTTTTGTTTTTCGATATCCAACAGCTTTATTTTTAATAATGGTGTTGTTCTCTATTCTTACCAAAGTATTATGCATTTCTAAAGGAATAAATAGTTTTTCTTTAGCAAATTCATGTAAATTCATTCCTGAAATACGTTCTATAATAATTGATAATAAAGTATAATTAGTATTAGCATAAACTACTTTTTCACCCGGAATATTATTTAGTTTTGCTTGTTTAGCTGCTAATTTTAATACTGTGGAATTATCATAATACTCTTTATCATAATCAAAACCCGATAAGTACATTAAAGAATGATAGTTTGAAAGTCCGCTTGTATGGTTTAATAAATGTCTAACTTTTATATCCTGACTATGTGCTTTAATTTCAGGTAAATATTTTCTAATATCATCATCTAAACTTAATTTATTTTCTTTTATCAACACCCAAGCACAAGCCGCCGTAAATTGTTTTGCAATTGATGCAAGACTAAAAACTGTAGAATCTGAATTTTTTATATTGTACTCTAATGTAGTGTACCCTATACTTTTAGAGTAGATTATTTCACCATTTTTAATTATGCCAATACCTAAACCCGGCGAATTTGGTTGTTCGTATTTTTGTAAAAGGGAATCTATTTCACTTGAAACATTCTGTGCTTTTATTAATTGTGTAACAAATAAAAATGTAAAAAACGTAATTAAATAAAATGACTTTGACATAATTATCTGTTTTTTAGGATGGTTTTTTGTTTTGAA from Flavobacterium haoranii encodes:
- a CDS encoding HesB/IscA family protein; the protein is MIKVSDSAKKKAIELMTDDGFDATQDFIRVGVKSGGCSGLSYELKFDNIQNNEDKLFEDNGVKILVDKKSFLYLIGTTLEYSGGLNGKGFVFNNPNANRTCGCGESFSL
- a CDS encoding formylglycine-generating enzyme family protein; translated protein: MKRYLTIIIIIILFASESHAQDALAKLEYQDAETAYQNDNYSKALEHLEATKKLLGSTNATIMYLEISAKDKLLNTNNTSSYTHESLKQLCNDNNFSLITFYFDVTKSIYPAVGGINETQYVEFIIKAGNQSGMSNINKEELMYQALTEAATEVKTSADTHIKKIIEKHNLKRSTNNSSEIDLIEKLVSLDKLSKKYLKNFQNTAPLDKTKVVYEIQQKLQPRVIESDAIIQGLKAIKAKQYTNAIILLEKACKAGNEFGCMKREEAYLWDQITNHKDEIIQNLVNNMVLVEGGTFVMGMERYDNDNKTPHSVTLTDFYINKYEVTRLEWMAVMEEVETDGNNKCYDCPKVSSRYEILTFIDKLNEKTGRSFILPTEAQWEFAATGGNESEGFEFAGSNNKEEVYVIMYLNGKGITSVGSKKPNELGLYDMNGNVNDMCLDFYDGDFYKKSKNSINPICNQIKNWDKKNMS
- a CDS encoding formylglycine-generating enzyme family protein — translated: MILNHRDEIVQNILNNMVLVEGGTFKMGNNQYKNQKEHNVILSNFNINKYEVTNLEYYAVVGGVEEEGMHNYFLKYYNFPIEITTRSVIEKFIKELNQLTNRNFILPTEAQWEYAARGGNMTQNYQYSGSNNVNEVAFFENEEKTTKLVVGGSKKPNELGLYDMSGNITEICQDLYDEKFYNSSNNAKDPICTKTKFVEVVESSVEQVTNVFGMPKSSTYSNIHELKPEAKTSAGIVGRFGVKNISDRSFIFCLSSKSATARVGFRLAEKLPSE
- a CDS encoding M1 family metallopeptidase yields the protein MKKLIVFSLLSAFGFSQNNPNAGYWQQHVDYKMDVDMNVKNYQYKGHQELVYTNHSPDTLKKVFYHLYPNAFQPGSAMDIRLQTISDPDKRMVKSFKKGTEDVTESRISTLKPDEIGYLKISNFSQNGKTASTKVVGTVLEVELNEPILPHQKATFVLDFDGQVPLQVRRSGRNSEEGVALSMTQWYPKMAEYDFEGWHADPYIGREFHGVWGNFDVKITLDKEYTIGGTGYLQNKNEIGHGYQDNGVEVKYPKKAKTLTWHFVAPNVHDFAWGADNEYIHDMVLGPNNVELHFFYKNKKENIENWKKLQPKTIELLEFFNKAVGQYPYKQYSVVQGGDGGMEYAMCTLITGNRSYGSLVGVTAHEFAHSWFQHILASNESKHEWMDEGFTSFISDLAMEQVLPSKKKEGEEVNPFEGAYQGYRYLIKSGKEQPLSTHADRYDYNMSYGIGAYSKGEIFLSQLGYVIGVENLMKTLKRYYYDYKFTHPTPNDIKRTAEKVSGANLDWYLVDWTQTTNTIDYGVKNVSEENNATKVTLERIGRMPMPIDLLVVYEDGTQESFYIPNTLMRWEKPNPFPIERTVLKGWDWAYPTFTFEIAKKGVKAIVIDPSGLMADVDLNNNTWEKK
- a CDS encoding MBL fold metallo-hydrolase, with the translated sequence MKIYPIEAGNFKLDGGAMFGVVPKTIWNKTNPADNNNLIDIAARCMLIEDGNRLILIDTGMGTKQSEKFFGYYSLWGDYSLEKSLKDKGFHPDDVTDVFMTHLHFDHCGGSVNWNKDRTGFEVAFKNARYWTNENHWEWATKPNAREKASFLHENIIPMQESGHLHYISRPESGFTETSELDFGIFFADGHTEKQMIPMINYKGKTICFMADLLATAGHIPIPYVMGYDTRPLLTLGEKELFLKKAADENYLLWLEHDAHNQIITVENTEKGVRLKEVFSCDEILK
- a CDS encoding S8 family peptidase, which gives rise to MRTLKPLYVSSIVALALASCGTPKMISTPIENVDQQPLKITPLAENDLKRWSHLDLVKDTVPGMSVDKAYAELLKGKKSTTVIVGIVDSGVDIRHEDLQGQIWTNPKEIANNGKDDDNNGYIDDVHGWNFLGDSNNEQLEKTRIVAKGPGTPDYDKAKAELDADIADVMQTKQQIDMIVGADKAIKDYLKKDNFTLEDVKAMQTEDPTLSQYKAMFTQILSNTSKEDFDKRIKGGVDYVYDQLNYNLNVDFNGRKVVGDNPEDINDTKYGNNNVIGPNPEDAKHGTHVAGIVAQVRGNGKGGDGVAKDVKIMAVRAVPNGDEYDKDIALGIRYAVDNGAKVINGSFGKYFSPHKEWVQDALKYAASKDVLVIFAAGNDSKDLDVENKYPSDSYNGAPEISNNVLIVGALNVEYGAKMVAPFSNYGKKNVDVFAPGMKIYATTPNQSYEYLQGTSMASPNVAGVAALIRSYYPNLTAAQVKQIIMESGITLKNDVKLGEDQHKANFSEASKTGKIVNAYNAIIMAEQMSK